In one Sphingobium indicum B90A genomic region, the following are encoded:
- the zwf gene encoding glucose-6-phosphate dehydrogenase yields the protein MTEPSATFLLFGATGDLAHRMIFPSLYNLLADGLLPDDFLIIASGRSEFTDEEFRADIDKALRKFLAADRYDAEIAERLRAIIVYQPVEAGNAAQFKALGERLDGRLDKGVSVYLSTPPSLFAPTAQGLAEAGLITPKTRIAMEKPIGKDLASSKEVNDGIGALFAEEQIFRVDHYLGKETVQNLLALRFGNVMFEPLWNATAIDHVQITVGETVGLEGRVSYYDGVGALRDMVQNHVLQILSIIAMEPPARMDPTSVRDEKVKALRSLRPMTAETVKTHSVRGQYTPGAVGGQIVTGYADELGKPSETETFVALKAHIDNWRWQGVPFYLRTGKRLPARQSEILIQFKPVRHSIFGRNGGSGLEPNTLIIRLQPEEYIRLLIMSKRPGLEREVHLEEVTLDVSLTAAFAGQRRRIAYERLILDLLAGDATLFVRRDEVEAQWTWIDSIIDGWKEAGVKPSPYSSGNWGPSSAIALIERDGASWND from the coding sequence TTGACCGAGCCGTCTGCCACGTTCCTGTTGTTCGGCGCCACCGGCGACCTGGCGCACAGGATGATCTTTCCTTCGCTCTACAATCTGCTGGCCGACGGGCTGTTGCCGGACGATTTCCTGATCATCGCGTCGGGGCGGTCGGAATTCACCGACGAAGAATTTCGCGCCGACATCGACAAGGCGCTGCGGAAATTTTTGGCGGCCGACCGTTATGATGCGGAGATTGCGGAGCGGCTGCGCGCCATCATCGTCTATCAGCCGGTGGAGGCGGGCAATGCCGCGCAGTTCAAGGCGCTGGGCGAGCGGCTGGACGGGCGGCTGGACAAGGGCGTGTCCGTCTATCTGTCGACGCCCCCTTCCCTCTTCGCGCCGACCGCGCAGGGGCTGGCCGAGGCGGGGCTGATCACGCCGAAGACGCGAATCGCGATGGAAAAGCCGATCGGCAAGGATCTGGCCTCCTCCAAAGAAGTGAATGACGGCATCGGCGCCCTGTTCGCGGAGGAGCAGATTTTCCGCGTCGACCATTATCTGGGCAAGGAAACGGTCCAGAACCTGCTGGCGCTGCGTTTCGGCAATGTGATGTTCGAACCGCTGTGGAACGCCACCGCCATCGACCATGTGCAGATCACCGTGGGAGAGACGGTGGGGCTGGAGGGCCGGGTTTCCTATTATGACGGGGTCGGCGCGCTGCGCGACATGGTGCAGAACCATGTGCTGCAAATATTGTCGATCATCGCCATGGAGCCGCCCGCCCGCATGGACCCGACGTCTGTGCGCGACGAGAAGGTGAAGGCGTTGCGTTCGCTGCGCCCGATGACGGCGGAGACGGTGAAAACCCATAGCGTGCGCGGGCAGTATACGCCCGGCGCGGTCGGCGGGCAGATCGTCACCGGCTATGCCGACGAACTGGGCAAGCCGTCCGAAACCGAAACCTTCGTGGCGCTGAAGGCCCATATCGACAATTGGCGCTGGCAGGGCGTGCCCTTCTATCTGCGGACCGGCAAGCGGCTGCCCGCGCGCCAGTCGGAGATATTGATCCAGTTCAAGCCGGTGCGCCATTCCATTTTCGGCCGCAACGGCGGGTCCGGGCTGGAGCCGAACACCCTGATCATCCGCTTGCAGCCGGAGGAATATATCCGCCTGCTGATCATGAGCAAAAGGCCGGGGCTGGAGCGCGAGGTGCATCTGGAGGAGGTGACGCTGGACGTGTCGCTGACCGCCGCCTTCGCCGGGCAGCGCCGCCGGATCGCCTATGAACGGCTGATCCTGGACCTGCTGGCGGGCGACGCCACCCTGTTCGTGCGGCGGGACGAGGTGGAGGCGCAATGGACCTGGATCGATTCGATCATCGACGGGTGGAAGGAGGCGGGCGTGAAGCCTTCGCCCTATTCTTCGGGGAACTGGGGGCCGTCCTCAGCCATTGCCCTGATCGAAAGAGA
- a CDS encoding aminotransferase class I/II-fold pyridoxal phosphate-dependent enzyme produces the protein MVANIDPFHAIAISREAHRLEAEGRSILHMEFGQPSTGAPSAAIAEAHAVLDRDPMGYWESPALKERIALHYRERYGVAVEAEQILLTCGASPGLVLALSGLFAPGARVATARPGYVAYRNTLKALYLEPVEIGCGPAERYQIGAAALEALDPAPDGAIIASPANPTGTIIPAEEMAHIAQVCRTRNIRIVSDEIYHGLSYGEPARSMLEFAPDAVVVNSFSKYFSMAGWRLGWVVFPPDLIETARARMGNLFLTPPSLAQHAGLKAFDCIDELEGHVATYRRNRELLLAALPALGLKEIAPPDGAFYIYADVGHLTDDSLAFCRKLLRETGVATAPGIDFDPVDGHRHIRFSFAVSTDRVEDAIARMIPWFGQQGATSD, from the coding sequence ATGGTTGCCAATATCGATCCTTTTCACGCCATCGCTATCAGCCGGGAAGCCCACAGGCTGGAGGCGGAGGGGCGGTCCATCCTGCATATGGAGTTCGGCCAGCCTTCGACCGGGGCCCCGTCCGCCGCCATTGCGGAGGCCCATGCGGTGCTGGACCGCGACCCGATGGGCTATTGGGAAAGCCCGGCGCTCAAGGAGCGGATCGCGCTGCATTATCGGGAACGCTATGGCGTGGCGGTGGAGGCGGAGCAGATATTGCTCACCTGCGGGGCTTCGCCGGGGTTGGTGCTGGCGCTGAGCGGCCTGTTCGCGCCAGGAGCGCGGGTGGCGACGGCGCGGCCGGGCTATGTCGCCTATCGCAACACGTTGAAGGCGCTCTATCTGGAGCCGGTGGAGATCGGTTGCGGGCCGGCCGAGCGGTACCAGATCGGGGCGGCGGCGCTGGAGGCGCTGGACCCGGCGCCCGATGGCGCGATCATCGCCAGCCCCGCCAATCCCACGGGAACCATCATTCCCGCAGAGGAAATGGCGCATATCGCGCAGGTTTGCCGGACGCGAAATATTCGGATCGTGTCGGACGAGATCTATCACGGGCTGAGCTATGGCGAGCCGGCGCGGTCGATGCTGGAATTCGCGCCGGACGCCGTCGTCGTGAACAGCTTTTCCAAATATTTTTCCATGGCCGGCTGGCGGCTGGGCTGGGTGGTCTTTCCGCCGGACCTGATCGAAACGGCGCGGGCGCGCATGGGCAACCTGTTCCTGACGCCGCCTTCCCTGGCGCAGCATGCGGGGTTGAAGGCGTTCGACTGCATCGATGAGCTGGAGGGGCATGTCGCCACCTACCGGCGCAACCGGGAACTGCTGCTGGCCGCCCTGCCCGCCTTGGGACTGAAGGAGATCGCGCCGCCCGACGGCGCCTTCTACATCTATGCGGATGTCGGCCATCTGACCGATGACAGCCTGGCCTTTTGCCGCAAACTGCTGCGCGAAACCGGCGTGGCCACGGCGCCGGGAATCGATTTCGATCCGGTCGACGGGCACCGGCACATCCGTTTCAGCTTCGCGGTCTCCACCGACCGGGTGGAGGATGCCATCGCCCGGATGATCCCTTGGTTCGGGCAGCAGGGCGCGACAAGCGATTGA
- the galE gene encoding UDP-glucose 4-epimerase GalE codes for MSDAFAGPRPTVLVTGGAGYIGSHAVLALRDAGYGVVVIDNLVTGFRWAVPDDVAFVQGDISDQPLVQRTLRDHGVKAVMHFAGSVVVPESVENPLKYYHNNSAKTRDLIESVVTVGVPHFIFSSTAATYGIPEESPVRETTPQRPINPYGMSKLMTEYMLRDVSAAHAMNFCALRYFNVAGADPAGRTGQSTAGATHLIKVAVEAALGKRSHVSVFGTDFDTPDGTGVRDYIHVTDLAAAHVLALEALMARPEQNYLLNCGYGRGFSVLEVLDAVDRVTNLKIDRRMEGRRAGDPDALISDNRAIMAEFPWKPQYADLDQIVTHALAWERRLTEIRGE; via the coding sequence ATGAGCGACGCTTTTGCTGGCCCTCGGCCGACGGTTCTGGTCACGGGCGGGGCCGGCTATATTGGCAGCCATGCCGTGTTGGCGCTGCGCGACGCGGGTTATGGCGTCGTGGTGATCGACAATCTGGTGACGGGTTTCCGCTGGGCGGTGCCTGATGATGTGGCCTTCGTTCAGGGGGATATTTCCGACCAGCCGCTGGTGCAGCGGACTTTGCGCGACCATGGCGTGAAGGCGGTGATGCATTTCGCCGGATCGGTCGTGGTGCCGGAATCGGTCGAAAATCCGCTGAAATATTATCATAACAACAGCGCCAAGACCCGCGACCTGATCGAAAGCGTCGTGACGGTGGGCGTGCCGCATTTCATCTTTTCCTCGACGGCGGCGACCTATGGGATTCCGGAGGAAAGTCCGGTCAGGGAAACGACGCCGCAGCGGCCGATCAATCCCTATGGCATGTCGAAGCTGATGACCGAATATATGCTGCGCGACGTCAGCGCGGCGCATGCGATGAACTTCTGCGCGCTGCGTTATTTCAACGTCGCCGGGGCCGACCCGGCGGGGCGGACCGGGCAGTCGACGGCGGGCGCGACCCATCTGATCAAGGTGGCGGTGGAAGCGGCGCTGGGCAAGCGGAGCCATGTTTCGGTGTTCGGGACGGATTTCGACACGCCGGACGGGACCGGGGTGCGCGACTATATCCATGTCACCGATCTGGCGGCGGCGCATGTGCTGGCGCTGGAGGCCCTGATGGCCCGGCCGGAGCAGAATTACCTGCTCAATTGCGGCTATGGACGCGGTTTTTCGGTGCTGGAGGTGCTGGATGCCGTGGACCGGGTGACGAACCTGAAGATCGACCGGCGGATGGAGGGGCGGCGCGCGGGCGATCCGGACGCGCTGATCTCCGACAATCGGGCGATCATGGCCGAATTTCCGTGGAAGCCGCAATATGCCGATCTGGACCAGATCGTGACCCATGCCCTGGCCTGGGAGCGCAGGCTGACGGAGATCCGGGGGGAGTGA
- a CDS encoding 3-hydroxyacyl-CoA dehydrogenase NAD-binding domain-containing protein: MQSINFDIDGDGIATLTIDVPGQSMNVIGPDFMADLDAAITRIASEEAIRGAVIASGKDSGFMAGMDLKYFGSMLGGESGKRPSPAAIFDKVFVLNQLLRRLETCGKPVACAIEGTCVGGGFELALACHRRVVGDSPKTQLGLPEILIGLFPGGGGSQRLPRIMGVQASLMYMLQGKLFRPAEAAMMKVVDEVVPQGMAVEKAKDWVKANPNASVQPWDVKGFKVPGGAGGFNPGFAQTMAGALPMTLKQTQRNMNAPIALLSAVYEGITLPMDRAVRIESKYFAKVAADPQAANMVRSLFVNKQAAERGARRPKDQPKAPTKKLAMLGAGMMGAGIATVAAQAGMEVVLFDRDQAYAEKGKAHVEEVLKKRLGKGLTPEKMVETLARVTPTTDYAALAGADFVIEAVFEDVAIKAEVTKKVEEVLGADVIFGSNTSTLPITKLARAWSKPENFIGVHFFSPVEKMPLVEIILGKETGPAAIAKALDFVSQIRKTPIVVNDARGFYTSRCFATYVQEGVEMVAEGINPALIENAGRQLGMPVGPLAVGDEVSLELAHKIIVAARKELGDAYVAQPSDAVMERMVGLGRLGRKSAKGWYDYPEGGKKHLWPGLAEMFPPAAVQPGVEAVKERLLYRQLIECARCFEEGVLETPEDGDIGAIFGWGFAPYTGGPFSHMDTVGIGAVVAVLDRLAAAHGARFAPTAQLREMAASGATFYRPVSSRAAA, encoded by the coding sequence ATGCAGAGCATCAATTTCGACATAGACGGCGACGGCATCGCCACGCTGACCATCGACGTTCCCGGCCAGTCCATGAACGTCATCGGCCCGGATTTCATGGCCGATCTGGACGCGGCGATCACGCGCATCGCGTCCGAGGAGGCGATCAGGGGCGCGGTGATCGCGTCGGGCAAGGACAGCGGGTTCATGGCGGGCATGGACCTGAAATATTTCGGGTCGATGCTGGGCGGCGAGAGCGGGAAGCGCCCCTCCCCCGCCGCGATCTTCGACAAGGTCTTCGTGCTGAACCAGTTGCTCCGGCGGCTGGAGACATGCGGCAAGCCGGTCGCCTGCGCCATAGAGGGCACCTGCGTCGGCGGCGGGTTCGAACTGGCGCTGGCCTGTCACCGCCGCGTGGTGGGCGACAGCCCGAAGACGCAGCTTGGCCTGCCGGAAATATTGATCGGCCTGTTCCCCGGCGGCGGCGGGTCGCAGCGCCTGCCGCGCATCATGGGCGTGCAGGCGTCGCTGATGTACATGTTGCAGGGCAAGCTGTTCCGTCCCGCCGAAGCGGCGATGATGAAGGTCGTCGATGAGGTCGTGCCGCAGGGCATGGCGGTCGAAAAGGCGAAGGACTGGGTGAAGGCCAACCCCAACGCCTCCGTGCAGCCGTGGGACGTCAAGGGATTCAAGGTGCCGGGCGGCGCGGGCGGGTTCAACCCCGGCTTCGCGCAGACCATGGCGGGCGCGCTGCCGATGACGCTGAAGCAGACCCAGCGCAACATGAACGCGCCGATTGCGCTGCTGTCCGCCGTCTATGAAGGCATCACCCTGCCCATGGATCGCGCCGTCCGGATCGAGAGCAAATATTTCGCCAAGGTCGCGGCCGACCCGCAGGCGGCGAACATGGTCCGCAGCCTGTTCGTCAACAAGCAGGCGGCCGAGCGCGGGGCGCGGCGGCCCAAGGACCAGCCCAAGGCCCCGACGAAGAAGCTGGCCATGCTGGGCGCGGGCATGATGGGCGCGGGCATCGCGACCGTGGCCGCGCAGGCGGGCATGGAGGTCGTGCTGTTCGACCGCGACCAGGCCTATGCCGAAAAGGGCAAGGCCCATGTCGAGGAGGTACTGAAGAAGCGGCTGGGCAAGGGTCTGACGCCGGAGAAGATGGTGGAGACGCTGGCCCGCGTGACGCCGACCACCGACTATGCGGCGCTGGCCGGGGCGGACTTCGTGATCGAGGCGGTGTTCGAGGATGTCGCCATCAAGGCGGAAGTGACGAAGAAGGTGGAGGAAGTGCTGGGCGCGGACGTCATCTTCGGGTCCAACACCTCCACTTTGCCGATCACCAAGCTGGCCAGGGCATGGTCGAAGCCGGAGAATTTCATCGGCGTCCATTTCTTCTCTCCGGTCGAGAAGATGCCGCTGGTGGAGATCATCCTGGGCAAGGAAACCGGCCCGGCCGCCATCGCCAAGGCGCTGGATTTCGTCAGCCAGATCCGCAAGACGCCCATCGTCGTCAATGACGCGCGCGGCTTCTACACCTCGCGCTGCTTCGCCACCTATGTGCAGGAAGGCGTGGAGATGGTGGCGGAGGGGATCAACCCGGCGCTGATCGAAAATGCCGGGCGGCAACTGGGCATGCCCGTGGGGCCGCTGGCCGTGGGGGACGAGGTTTCGCTGGAGCTGGCCCACAAGATCATCGTCGCGGCGCGCAAGGAACTGGGCGACGCCTATGTCGCGCAGCCGTCCGACGCGGTGATGGAGCGGATGGTCGGACTGGGACGGCTGGGCCGGAAGAGCGCCAAGGGCTGGTATGACTATCCCGAAGGCGGGAAGAAGCATCTGTGGCCGGGCCTGGCGGAGATGTTCCCGCCCGCCGCCGTGCAGCCCGGCGTGGAGGCGGTGAAGGAGCGGCTGCTCTATCGCCAGTTGATCGAATGCGCCCGCTGTTTCGAAGAAGGCGTGCTGGAGACGCCGGAGGACGGCGACATCGGCGCAATCTTCGGCTGGGGCTTCGCGCCCTATACCGGCGGGCCGTTCAGCCATATGGACACGGTCGGCATCGGCGCTGTCGTGGCGGTGCTGGATCGGCTGGCGGCGGCGCATGGGGCGCGGTTCGCCCCCACCGCGCAGTTGCGGGAGATGGCGGCCAGCGGCGCGACCTTCTATCGGCCCGTTTCGTCCCGCGCCGCCGCATGA
- a CDS encoding acetyl-CoA C-acetyltransferase, with amino-acid sequence MEAYIYDAVRTPRGRGKADGSLHEITPIQLATQVLEAVRDRTEIDTADVDDVILGCVSPVGEQGADIARVAVLNADYDQTVPGVQINRFCASGLEAVNMAAAKVYSGEAGLAIGGGVESMSRVPMASDGGAWAMDPAVAYKTYFAPQGIGADVIATKFGISRDDVDAYAVESQKRAKRAWDEGRFGRSIVPVKDLIGQVVLDHDEHMRPDATMQSLASLKPSFAAMGEEMPGFDAVALLRYPELEKVNHVHHAGNSSGIVDGAAAVLVGNKAMGEKYGLTPRARIKAMASIGSEPLIMLTGPEYVADKLLKRAGMSKSDIDIWELNEAFASVVLRYIQAMDLDHDRINVNGGAIAMGHPLGATGAMVLGTALDELERSGKGTALINLCVGAGMGTGIIIERV; translated from the coding sequence ATGGAAGCCTATATCTACGATGCCGTCAGGACACCCCGGGGCCGGGGCAAGGCCGACGGCTCGCTGCACGAAATCACCCCCATCCAACTGGCGACGCAGGTGCTGGAAGCGGTGCGGGACCGGACGGAGATCGACACCGCCGATGTCGACGACGTGATCCTGGGCTGCGTCAGTCCGGTCGGGGAACAGGGCGCGGACATCGCGCGCGTCGCGGTGTTGAACGCCGATTATGACCAGACCGTGCCGGGGGTGCAGATCAACCGCTTCTGCGCTTCGGGCCTGGAGGCCGTGAACATGGCGGCCGCGAAGGTCTATTCGGGCGAAGCGGGCCTTGCCATCGGCGGCGGCGTCGAGTCGATGAGCCGCGTGCCGATGGCTTCCGACGGCGGCGCCTGGGCGATGGATCCGGCGGTGGCCTACAAGACCTATTTCGCGCCGCAGGGCATCGGCGCCGACGTGATCGCGACCAAGTTCGGGATCAGCCGCGACGATGTCGACGCCTATGCCGTCGAAAGCCAGAAGCGGGCCAAGCGGGCGTGGGACGAAGGGCGCTTCGGCAGGTCGATCGTTCCGGTGAAGGACCTCATCGGCCAGGTCGTCCTGGACCATGACGAACATATGCGGCCCGACGCGACGATGCAGTCGCTGGCCTCCCTGAAACCCAGCTTCGCCGCGATGGGCGAGGAAATGCCGGGCTTCGACGCCGTCGCCCTGCTCCGCTATCCGGAACTGGAGAAGGTCAATCACGTCCACCATGCCGGAAACAGCAGCGGCATCGTCGACGGCGCGGCCGCCGTGCTGGTCGGCAACAAGGCGATGGGCGAGAAATACGGCCTCACGCCCCGCGCGCGGATCAAGGCCATGGCCTCCATCGGGTCGGAGCCGCTGATCATGCTGACCGGGCCGGAATATGTCGCCGACAAGCTGTTGAAGCGGGCGGGCATGAGCAAGTCCGACATCGACATCTGGGAATTGAACGAGGCCTTCGCCAGCGTCGTGCTGCGCTACATACAGGCGATGGATCTCGACCATGACAGGATCAACGTCAATGGCGGCGCGATCGCCATGGGCCATCCGCTGGGCGCGACCGGGGCGATGGTGCTGGGCACCGCGCTGGACGAGCTGGAACGGTCCGGCAAGGGCACCGCGCTCATCAACCTGTGCGTCGGCGCGGGCATGGGCACCGGGATCATCATCGAGCGGGTTTGA
- a CDS encoding MFS transporter, with amino-acid sequence MGSVSESDPTEAPSPLSIPIFRAIWWASLASNFGGLIQSVGAQWMMTSLSASPQMIALVPAATTLPIMLLSLWAGAVADNSDRRLVMLACQLFMLVVSALLALFAWMGWVTPWALLGFTFLVGCATAINGPAWQAAVGDMVPRAALPHAVSLNSMGFNMARSIGPALGGVIVAAAGAAAAFLVNAVSYVGLVAVLARWRPELPPQLLPRERIGHAMRAGVRYVAMSPHIQVVLLRSAAFGIGASAVSAMMPLVARDLLGGGALTFGALSGAFGIGAVLGALSTGQLRRRFAVEAIVRSAALALAAGTVLMAVSDWLIVALAGLLLAGAGWVIALSTFNVSVQMSAPRWVVARAVALYQMVAFGGMAGGAWLFGTLAEDHGVLVALYGAAAVQFASALIGYVRPLVQTGEQNLDLQNLWREPQTTVPIEPRSGPVVVTIEYRIAPGSVVPFLAAMSERRRIRRRDGAQGWSLLRDLSDPELWVERYHVSTWLDYVRHNSRRTVADMANSKAIHALHGGPDPPVVHRMLERQTGSLPLSRSADPREMGDPMTDPTRSS; translated from the coding sequence ATGGGGAGCGTGTCTGAGTCGGACCCCACCGAAGCGCCGTCGCCCCTGTCGATCCCGATCTTCCGCGCGATCTGGTGGGCCAGCCTCGCCTCCAATTTCGGCGGGCTGATCCAGTCCGTGGGCGCACAGTGGATGATGACCTCGCTTTCCGCCTCGCCCCAGATGATCGCGCTGGTTCCGGCGGCGACGACCCTGCCGATCATGCTGCTGTCGCTCTGGGCAGGCGCGGTGGCGGACAATAGCGACCGGCGATTGGTGATGCTGGCCTGCCAATTGTTCATGCTCGTCGTTTCCGCCCTGCTGGCGCTGTTCGCCTGGATGGGGTGGGTGACGCCCTGGGCCTTGCTGGGCTTCACCTTCCTGGTGGGATGCGCCACCGCGATCAACGGTCCGGCCTGGCAGGCGGCGGTGGGGGATATGGTGCCCAGGGCGGCCTTGCCCCATGCCGTCTCGCTCAATTCCATGGGCTTCAACATGGCGCGCAGCATTGGCCCGGCGCTGGGCGGCGTCATCGTCGCGGCGGCCGGCGCGGCGGCGGCCTTCCTGGTCAACGCCGTCAGCTATGTGGGCCTGGTCGCGGTGCTCGCCCGCTGGCGTCCGGAACTGCCGCCCCAGTTGCTCCCGCGCGAACGCATCGGCCACGCGATGCGCGCGGGTGTCCGCTATGTCGCGATGTCGCCGCACATCCAGGTCGTGCTGTTGCGAAGCGCGGCGTTCGGCATCGGGGCGAGCGCCGTTTCGGCGATGATGCCGCTGGTGGCGCGCGACCTGCTGGGCGGGGGCGCGTTGACCTTCGGCGCGCTCAGCGGCGCCTTCGGCATCGGCGCGGTGCTGGGGGCGCTGTCGACGGGGCAGTTGCGCCGCCGTTTCGCGGTGGAGGCCATCGTGCGCTCGGCCGCCCTGGCGCTTGCGGCCGGGACGGTGCTGATGGCGGTCAGCGACTGGCTGATCGTGGCGTTGGCCGGGCTGCTGCTGGCCGGCGCGGGCTGGGTGATCGCGCTTTCCACCTTCAACGTGTCGGTCCAGATGTCCGCGCCCCGCTGGGTCGTGGCCCGGGCCGTCGCCCTGTACCAGATGGTCGCCTTCGGCGGCATGGCGGGGGGCGCATGGCTGTTCGGCACCCTGGCGGAGGATCATGGCGTCCTGGTCGCCCTCTATGGCGCGGCGGCCGTCCAGTTCGCTTCGGCGCTGATCGGCTATGTGCGTCCGCTGGTGCAGACGGGGGAACAGAATCTCGATCTTCAAAATCTGTGGCGGGAACCGCAGACGACCGTGCCGATCGAGCCTCGCAGCGGCCCCGTGGTCGTCACCATCGAATATCGCATAGCCCCCGGATCGGTCGTCCCCTTCCTCGCGGCGATGAGCGAACGCCGCCGCATCCGCCGCCGCGACGGCGCCCAGGGCTGGTCGCTGCTGCGCGACCTCAGCGATCCGGAGCTGTGGGTGGAGCGCTATCATGTGTCGACCTGGCTCGACTATGTCCGCCACAACAGCCGGCGGACCGTTGCCGACATGGCGAACAGCAAGGCGATCCACGCTTTGCACGGCGGCCCCGATCCGCCCGTCGTCCATCGCATGCTGGAGCGTCAGACGGGTTCGCTGCCGCTGAGCCGTTCGGCCGATCCGCGGGAAATGGGCGATCCCATGACCGATCCCACCCGGTCGAGCTGA
- a CDS encoding nucleotidyltransferase family protein yields MRTEQIAAVLLAAGTSSRFGEEDKLMAEWRGKPVAVHALETIASMIFAELVAVVRPIGQAPVLHRRLERRGYSILVNDRPEDGISGSIIRAVEHVMPMRKCRGILICLADMPDVPQTHYNRICLAAEDIRSVVASTDGFSASPPAFIGRKHFPELLALRGDQGARALLSHGVQIETMGASLRDIDTPDDLAERRPE; encoded by the coding sequence ATGCGGACCGAACAGATCGCCGCCGTACTCCTTGCAGCGGGCACTTCCTCTCGTTTCGGCGAGGAGGACAAGCTGATGGCCGAATGGCGGGGCAAGCCCGTCGCGGTCCATGCGCTGGAAACCATCGCCTCCATGATCTTCGCGGAGCTGGTGGCGGTGGTGCGTCCCATTGGCCAGGCGCCGGTGCTGCATCGCCGGCTGGAGCGGCGCGGCTATTCGATCCTGGTCAACGACCGCCCGGAGGACGGCATATCGGGCAGCATCATCCGCGCCGTCGAACATGTCATGCCGATGCGGAAATGCCGCGGCATATTGATCTGCCTGGCTGACATGCCGGACGTGCCGCAGACACATTACAACCGCATATGCCTGGCGGCGGAGGACATCCGTTCCGTCGTGGCCAGCACCGACGGCTTTTCCGCATCGCCCCCCGCCTTCATCGGACGGAAGCATTTTCCCGAGCTTCTGGCGCTGCGCGGGGACCAGGGAGCGCGGGCGCTGCTCAGCCATGGCGTGCAGATCGAAACCATGGGCGCCAGCCTGCGCGACATCGACACGCCCGACGATCTGGCGGAACGGCGGCCGGAATAG
- the folE gene encoding GTP cyclohydrolase I FolE, whose amino-acid sequence MEYDPDAETAGESIKIPVPADVAEAIRTLIRWSGDDPEREGLVETPERVARAWKEYCRGYDDDPAYHLSRIFHEVGGYDDIVLLKDIPFQSHCEHHMAPIVGVVHIAYLPGQYVVGISKLARVLHAFAHRLQVQERLTSEVANCIWEHLRPQGVAVVVEATHGCMTGRGVRTPNVVMKTSRMLGVFRDDEKSREEVLKLIAS is encoded by the coding sequence ATGGAATATGATCCCGATGCCGAAACAGCGGGCGAGTCGATCAAGATTCCTGTTCCGGCGGACGTGGCCGAAGCGATCCGGACGCTGATCCGCTGGTCGGGCGACGATCCGGAACGGGAAGGGCTGGTCGAAACGCCCGAACGCGTGGCGCGGGCGTGGAAGGAATATTGCCGCGGCTATGACGACGATCCGGCCTATCATCTTTCGCGCATCTTTCACGAAGTCGGCGGCTATGACGACATCGTGCTGCTGAAGGACATTCCGTTCCAGTCGCATTGCGAACATCATATGGCGCCCATTGTGGGCGTGGTGCATATCGCCTATCTGCCCGGCCAATATGTCGTCGGCATATCGAAGCTGGCTCGCGTGCTGCATGCCTTCGCCCATCGGCTCCAGGTGCAGGAACGGCTGACTTCGGAGGTCGCCAATTGCATCTGGGAACATCTGAGGCCCCAGGGCGTCGCCGTCGTGGTGGAGGCGACCCATGGCTGCATGACCGGGCGCGGCGTGCGCACGCCCAATGTCGTCATGAAGACCAGCCGCATGCTCGGCGTCTTCCGCGACGATGAAAAGAGCCGCGAAGAAGTGCTGAAGCTGATAGCATCGTGA
- a CDS encoding SDR family oxidoreductase, with protein MNEEEVPAYRPLGGPRKREEQAGARPLAQKRLALVTGGHRRLGGIIAAAFARAGYSLAIHGSHDTRLDSHLALALEENATEWEGFTVDFSDPEGAEELVALVAERFGRPPDVLVNSAAIFGQDRLDSVGADDLMRHYAVNCAAPTLLTKAFATIPAGTGDRCIVNILDQRIDHPHGDQLAYTLSKMALAGLTRLSASTLAPQIRVNAVAPGLTIATPDYDDGQMERLAAMMPLARLPQAEQIVEAVLYLAGAGAVTGQILYIDGGAHLRSYDRDFMHLCR; from the coding sequence GTGAACGAAGAGGAAGTCCCCGCCTATCGGCCGCTTGGAGGCCCCCGGAAGCGCGAGGAGCAGGCGGGCGCGCGTCCGCTGGCGCAAAAGCGGCTGGCGCTGGTGACGGGCGGCCATCGGCGGCTGGGCGGCATCATCGCCGCCGCCTTTGCACGGGCCGGCTATTCGCTGGCGATCCATGGCAGCCACGATACCCGGCTCGATTCCCATCTGGCGCTGGCGCTGGAGGAGAATGCGACCGAATGGGAGGGCTTCACCGTCGATTTCAGCGATCCCGAAGGGGCGGAGGAACTGGTGGCGCTGGTGGCGGAACGCTTCGGCCGGCCGCCCGATGTCCTCGTCAACAGCGCGGCGATCTTCGGTCAGGATCGGCTTGACAGCGTCGGCGCCGACGACCTGATGCGCCATTATGCCGTCAATTGCGCCGCGCCAACGCTGCTGACCAAGGCGTTCGCCACCATTCCGGCCGGCACGGGGGATCGGTGCATCGTCAACATATTGGACCAGCGGATCGACCATCCCCATGGCGACCAACTGGCCTATACGCTCTCCAAAATGGCGCTGGCGGGGCTGACGCGGCTGTCCGCCTCCACCTTGGCGCCGCAGATCAGGGTCAATGCGGTCGCGCCCGGCCTCACCATCGCGACGCCCGACTATGACGACGGCCAGATGGAACGGCTGGCCGCGATGATGCCGCTGGCGCGTCTGCCGCAGGCTGAGCAGATCGTCGAAGCCGTGCTTTATCTGGCGGGCGCCGGTGCCGTGACCGGGCAGATCCTCTATATTGACGGCGGCGCGCATCTGCGCAGCTATGACCGGGACTTCATGCATCTGTGCCGATAG